One window of Bacteroidota bacterium genomic DNA carries:
- a CDS encoding PorV/PorQ family protein, with translation MRRRIHFACIFLLALAPSILPAQSVRKYSNEFLKIGVGARAAAMGNAMSGIADDVTAGYWNPAGLGFAPAAPEVALMHSEYFAGIAKYDYIGFTMPIGENRRFGASVIRLGVDDIPNTLNLVDPNGNIDFSAVETFSVADLAAVLSLSQRLDIMGGLDVGANFKVVNRSVGKFANAWGFGLDVGARWNKGPLQLGLMLSDVTSTFNAWTFNTEEFESTFVATGNVIPENSLEITLPSMRMGGGYTFLKDRAFEVLVSLDNDVHFDGKRNVALNLGPVSLDPHMGLELGYKKIAFIRGGFKNLQQVPNADGKDVISLFPCVGAGFKIKSFSVDYALSNVGNFSQTLYSHVFSLKYSFTKLR, from the coding sequence ATGCGTCGCAGAATCCATTTTGCTTGTATTTTCCTCCTTGCCTTGGCTCCCAGCATCTTGCCAGCACAAAGTGTGCGCAAATATTCCAACGAGTTTCTGAAGATCGGAGTCGGCGCAAGGGCGGCCGCGATGGGCAATGCCATGTCAGGAATTGCCGACGATGTCACGGCGGGGTACTGGAATCCGGCAGGGTTGGGTTTTGCACCCGCTGCGCCCGAGGTAGCCTTGATGCACAGCGAATATTTTGCGGGGATCGCCAAATACGATTATATCGGGTTTACGATGCCCATCGGCGAAAACCGTCGTTTCGGAGCTTCAGTGATTCGCTTGGGCGTCGATGACATTCCCAATACATTGAATCTGGTGGATCCCAATGGCAACATCGACTTCAGTGCGGTGGAGACTTTCTCAGTCGCGGACTTGGCCGCGGTGTTGAGTCTTTCACAGCGGTTGGACATCATGGGTGGTCTCGATGTCGGCGCAAATTTCAAGGTGGTCAACCGCAGTGTCGGCAAATTTGCCAATGCTTGGGGTTTTGGCTTGGATGTCGGTGCACGCTGGAACAAAGGCCCCCTTCAATTGGGTTTGATGCTCAGTGATGTCACAAGCACGTTTAATGCTTGGACTTTCAACACAGAAGAATTCGAATCCACCTTTGTCGCGACCGGAAACGTGATTCCTGAGAATTCCTTGGAGATTACACTTCCCTCGATGCGCATGGGTGGCGGCTATACCTTCCTGAAAGACCGTGCATTCGAAGTGCTGGTTTCTTTGGACAATGACGTGCACTTTGACGGCAAGCGGAATGTGGCACTCAATCTGGGTCCGGTGAGTTTGGATCCCCACATGGGATTGGAGCTTGGTTATAAAAAGATTGCTTTCATCCGCGGCGGATTCAAAAACCTGCAGCAGGTGCCCAATGCGGACGGCAAGGATGTCATTTCACTCTTTCCCTGCGTTGGTGCGGGATTCAAGATCAAGAGCTTTAGCGTGGACTATGCTTTGAGCAATGTCGGGAATTTTTCACAAACGCTTTATTCGCATGTGTTTTCGCTCAAGTACAGCTTCACCAAGCTGCGATGA